In Chloroflexota bacterium, the genomic window CGGACAAGAGCCACAGCAGGTCGTCCTTGTTCCACTCCTGGTTGGCACCGATGGCGTGAACGCTATGAGTCAAAGCCGGGGCAACTATATCGGCATCACTGAACCAGCTGATCAGATGTACGGCAAGGTGATGTCTTTGCCCGATCACGTGATGATGGACTACTTTGAGTGGGTGACTGATGTTCCTGATGAAGAGCTTGCCGAAATGAAGGAGGCTCTGCTTAAGGATAAGGTTAATCCCCGGGATATTAAGATGAGGCTAGCTCGTGAGATCGTCAGCCAATTTCATAGTTATGAGGCGGCCCTGGAGGCGGAGGAGGAGTTCAAACGTGTCTTCCAGCAACGGCAGTTGCCCAGCGAAATGCCTACGTTGTACCTGGATCGGGCCAGGTATGGGGTGGATGCCGTCCCTATCACCACTGTTATGCTGGAGACTGGACTGGTGAAGAGTCGCAGTGAAGCCAAAAGAATGATTGTTCAGGGTGGGGTACGGCTGGACGGACGGCTGATAATGGAGGAAGGGCAGCTCGTGGTCATCGAGAATGGCGCCATACTGCGTGTCGGCAAGCGTCGTTTCGTCAGACTGGCTTTTAAGGACTAATGTTTGGTCAATCGTGGCTTACCTCGGTAGTGGTCAATTAGTACGTGGTAGTGCGGAGCGAACCTTTTACTCCTTCTGCCTGTTCTTTGCCTCATTGATTATTATTGGGGCAATATGCACTGGCACCTCTTCGTAGTGGGAAAAATCCATGCTGTATGTCCCTCTGCCTTGGGTGATCGAACGTAGAATGGTGGCATAGCGCTGCATCTCCGCAAGCGGGGCCTGGGCGCGAATCAAGGTCAGGCTACCCTGCGGTTCCATACCTAGTACCCTGGCTCGTTTGCTGTTCAGGTCGCTCATCACATCGCCGGTGTATTGCTCAGGGATGACGATGGTCACGTTCATAATTGGCTCCAGCAGAGTTGGGCTAGCTTGTCCCAACCCCTTTTTGAAGGCCTGCGCTGCGGCGATCTTGAAGGATATTTCTGATGAATCTACCGGGTGGTAAGAGCCATCATAGAGGGTGACCTTGATATCTACGACCGGGTAGCCGGCGAGGATCCCCTCTGTTATGGCCTCGCAGACCCCCTTCTCTACGCCTGGGATGTACTGTTTTGGTACCACTCCCCCCACTACTCGCTCGGTGAACTCGAAACCGCTGCCACGGGGTAGGGGTTCAATCTCCAAAAATACGTGTCCGTATTGACCGTGTCCCCCGGTCTGCTTCTTGTGTTTCCACTCCGCTCTAGTGGCTGTTTGGATCGTTTCCTTGTAAGGGACCTTCGGCGTGCTAAGGGTAACCTCCACCCCGAGTTTGCGGCGCATCTTTTCCGCGGCGATTTCTACATGTGATTCGCCCATGCCCGAAATGATCGTTTCATTCGTATCAGGTTCTTTATAGACACGGATAGTTGGATCTTCTTCGGCCAGGCGGCTCAGGGAGGTGCCTAGTTTGTCTAAGTCAGCCTTGGTTTTCGGTTCCACAGCTGCGGCGTAGACGGGTTGGGGAAAGACGATGGGAGGCAGCTGGAGCGGTCTGTCTTTGCTACAGAGGGTATCGTTTGTGCTCGTCTCCTGGAGCTTGGCTACGGCTCCGATCTCTCCTGCTCCCAGCTGGACGACAGGCTCCTGGGACTTACCCCGCAGGATGAAGAGTTGGCCGATGCGTTCCTCCCGAGCCTTGTTCGCGTTCCATACGTGGGAATCGCTGTGAAGGAGGCCGCTGTAGACACGCAGATAGGTGAGCTTACCCACGTATGGATCAGCCGTTGTTTTGAAAACGAGGACGGCAAGGGGCGAGCGATCAAGCGGTGGAAGGGGTTCCGTTTCGTTAGTCAGGAGGTTGGTTACTTTGACTTCTCCCCTATCAGTGGGGGATGGCAGGTAGTCAGCGATGGCATTCATGAGCGGTTGAATGCCCTTATTAGTCAAGGCTGAGCCGCATAAGACAGGCACGAGCTTATTGGTCAATGTTCCTAATCGCAGAGCGTTTCTGATCTCCTCCTCAGTCAGCTCCTCTCCCTCCAGATACTTGGCGATCAATGCGTCATCCATCTCGGCTACTGCTTCGACCAGTTTCTCGCGGTATTGAGCGGCCAGCTCTCGTAGATCTGTGGGCAAGCTGCTCTCTTCTGCCTTGGGTCCTATATAAGCCTGCATTTTAACCAAATCGACTACGCCTTGAAAATTATCCTCTGATCCGATAGGCAGCTCTACTGGCACAAGTCTTGGACCATACCTTGCCCGGAGTTGATCGACCACCCGTTGGAAGTTGGCATTCTCCCGATCGATCTTGTTTACGAATACCAGGCGGTGCAGGCCCTGTTCATCGCAGTATCCCCAGACGAGCTCTGTGCCCACCTCGATGCCGGCTACGGCATCGAGCAGGATGACGGCGGAATCAACGATGCGGGCGGCCTCTTTCACCTCACCAATGAAGTCGGCGTAGCCTGGTGTATCAATCAGGTTGACCTTTATTCCTCGCCATTCATATGGTAAGAGCGAGATTTGAACTGAGATCCTGCGCTTAATCTCATCAGGATCGTAATCAGATACAGTTGTTCCCTCTTCAACCCTGCCCAACCGATTAACCGCGCCGGCATTGAAGAGCATAGCTTCTGAGAGCGAGGTCTTACCCGCTCCGCCGTGTGAAAATAAGCCTACGTTTCGTAACTGTTCGGTCTGATACCCCTTCATGGATGCCTCCTCGTTGTCTCTTCAGTGCACGTTGTTTGTCTTGTGTAAGCCTTCGCTATTATAGCAAATCCCCAGCCCTTTGGCCCAACGAGGGTGAGAGACCGTTAACAACGGGGGTTCCAGGGGGCGCGGCCCCTTTTAGTGGGGGTCTCTCGGCTGTGTCCTCCTTCCGCAGGAGGGGACAAAAAAGCGCGCAGGGCTGAGCGAAATTTGTTACCAATTCTTAACCTTTCTTAACCCTAAATGTTACTTTCGCATGCTATCTTGTAACTGAGGAAAAAGGGTGGTGTGTCCCCAGACAGCAAGATTCGATGATAGGGGGAGAGACGCCGACGGAGTTTGGCGATGAATCGACAAACCTTTGAGCTAGAGAAGGAGATGCTCGATCACCACTTCACCGAAACGGTTACGCCGGATCGAGAGAATCTGCTCACCTGCATCCAATGCGGCACCTGCACCGCCTCCTGCCCAACCGCCTATGCGATGGATTATACCCCTCGATTAGTGTCCATACCCCTCGGACTAGCTTGACAAGTCAGCTCGCTCGGTGTATAATCGTCCCAAATATAGTTTATATAATCGATTAACTTAGTTAAGTATAACGGCGCTACCTGGCAGGGGGAGCGGAAGGAGGGAGAGAAGTCAGTATTCATAGAGAATGTTAATTGAGCGTACGGCTACAGGACGAGGTTTTGGTTTGAGTAGGCACGTTAAAAAATGCAGAGGTATGTAGCACAGGCACCGAGTTCGCTCAGTCGGCAGGGTCTCAGGAGTGGGATAGGAGAAGCGGTGTAGTCACATTGTGGCACCTGGTGGCTTTGCGTTATGAACTTGATAAGTAAGTAAGTAAGGAGGTACGGATGAAAGGCCTGTTTAAGAACGATGATTGGTGGGCGGTATGGATTGGACTGTTCATATTTATCCTCTCGCTTGCAGTATTTGCTGGAGCAGATCTGCTTGGATGGGCGGCACAGACAAACGTCTGGCTCGATATCTCTAAGGCCGTGACGCCAGTATCGAAGGGCTACATTGGCCTGTCAGGAATGCTTTCGATAGCTTTGACCTATCTTTTCCTGCTGGTATTAATGAGTATTGGTGCTGTTTCCCTACAGCTCAATATCAGGAGGTTTGCCGTCAGTTTCAGCATAGTGTTCTGGATAAGCTATGTCTGCTGGCTAATAGGCAACTATGCGTATATTGCGGTGACGCCGGATAAACTGAAAGCATTTGGCATTCCTTGGTCCCTGGGGCTAACTGGAGAAGTAGGATTCATTGTAGCCTTACTGGCAGGGCTCATCATAGGAAACTTTTTCCCCAGTTTCGCGACCTACCTGAAGGAGGCGACGAAGCCAGAATGGTATATCAGGACAGCCATCGTTATCCTGGGGGCGTCCCTAGGTGTATCGGCAGCAGGGGCCCTTGGTCTGGCAACAGTGGTTATGTTTCGCGGGATTGCTGCCATCGTTGAGGCTTATCTAATTTACTGGGCGCTCGTGTATCTCGTCTCCAGAAAGTTCTTTAAGTTTAGCCGTGAATGGGCAGCGCCTCTGGCCGCCGGCATATCTATCTGTGGCGTCGCGGCAGCCATAGCTGTAGGTAGCGCGATAAGAGCAAGACCAGTTGTACCTATCATGGTGTCTTCCCTCGTGGTCATTTTTGCAGTGATTGAGTTGCTGGTCCTGCCCTTTGTAGCACAAGCGTTCCTTCTTCATGAACCTATGGTAGCAGGGGCATGGATGGGTTTGGCCGTCAAGACTGATGGCGCAGCCGTGGCAAGCGGCGCAATCACCGATTCTCTTATCAGAGCAAAGGCGCTCGTGGCCCAAGGCATCGCCTACAAAGAGGGATGGATACTGATGGCCAGTACCACTACAAAGATATTCATTGATGTGTTCATCGGTATTTGGGCCTTCGTGCTTGCTCTTATTTGGGTCAACGTCATCGACAAGAAGCAAGGAGAGAAGGTTGCGGTGGGCGAGATCTGGGAGAGATTCCCCAAGTTTGTGATTGGTTATTTCGTGACATTCTTGGTATTGCTCATACTGGCTGTTTCTTCGCCTGCCTTGCTCGACAAGGCGAAGGTTGCCACCGCCGAGAGCAATACTTTCAGGGTGCTTTTCTTCGTCATGACCTTCTTCACAATAGGCCTTATGTCCAACTTCAAGAAGCTCTGGGAGGAAGGGATAGGAAGGCTGGCACTCGTGTATGTGATATCCCTGTTTGGTTTCATCATCTGGATTGGATTGGCTATCTCGTGGATATTCTTCCACGGCATCAAGCCTCCGCTTGCTTGAGCTGGGGCTTTCAAGGCGAACATTGAGTTGCTGAGTCAAGTCAACATCGACAACTTCGTGCGAAATCGTTTAGTGGGGAGAGTTGCAATGAAAAAGGCCATTCCATCGACGGCTAGTGTCGCAGAGGAATTAGAGAAAATACCCTATGAGCCTCTTTTGGATGTGGAAAAGAAGTTGATAGCGTGGAGCCTAGCTCTGGGCGTTGTGCTTTTGGGCATATTCATACTGATAAGCTACACCCTATTCAAGGGCTAGGGGCAACGAGAGAGAAGCAATCAGAGGTGCAATGGCTCATTAGTCATTCACGTATTGGTTAGTCAATCAAAGCACACGCTCGGGACTGACTTTCCTGGCTCGAGATTGGCACTGTCCGACATTTTCGACTAGGGGCGATGGTAATAACATAGGTAACACCCTGGTATTGGGGAAAACTCCGTAGTTTTTCCAGAGGATTTTTTATAGCCCAGTGCAGCATGGGGCCGTCGATTGTTGTAGTACTCTAGATAGCGCTTTGCTCCCTCTCAACGTTCTAAGGATGTTGTGAAACGTGAGGAATGATATAGTTCCTCATCGTCTGTACAATGGCTTCTCTTAACCTTCCCGTTTTTGGCTAAAAGCAAATAGCCAAATTAATCCCCGAGGTTATCCACAATCCGCCTGGCTACTATTTCTACTACCCCCTCTATCCTCGTCTGTTACCTATGTATCCTAACAAAAGACAACGCTCTCCCCAAGGCGTTTGACAAGGGCTCTATATCCTATGTAGAATACGGCGCAGCGATTATTGGCTAAGTATCGGGGCTGTGGCAGAGATACGGCTGGCTCTTTAGTGTCGATCTAATCTGAGATTGGAGAGATTCTCGGGAGCTTGGAGCCTATGCTTTGGCCGGAGTGCGGCTCACGGTCGCTGGTTGTGCGCCCATACCAACCCCGGCTAAGCCCATCCCAACGGGTGCTCCTGTTTTCTAGGGCAGGTTCGCTGATTCTTGTAACAAGGCTCGTCAGTCCTGGAGGGGACGAATGGCCCTGATTCGCATTGATAACGTGGATAAAGTTTATCAGACCCGAAGCGGTGAAAAGGTCCCGGCCCTGGAAGGGATCGGCCTAGAAGTCACCGAGAATGAGTTTGTCACCCTGGTTGGGCCGAGTGGTTGTGGCAAGAGCACATTACTCAAGATAATCGCTGGGCTGATACTACCAACCGCGGGCAAAATCTATATTGGTGATACCATCGTTGATCGCCCGCGTAAAGATGTGGGGCTTGTCTTTCAACATCCCGTCCTTCTTCCTTGGCGAAATATTTTAGACAATGTTATGCTACCGATTGAGATCCTCAACCTATCGACCAAGGAGCATGTGGGCCTGGCCAGGGAGTTGTTGGATCTGGTGGGGCTAAGTGGATTCGAAAGCAAGGGTCCTCGGGAACTATCGGGTGGAATGCAACAAAGGGCAGCCATCTCGCGCGCCCTCATTTATGATCCGAAGGTTCTCTTGATGGATGAGCCGTTCGGGGCCTTAGATGCTATGACGCGCGAAGAACTCAGTCTAGAACTGCTCCGTATTTGGGAAGAGAAGCGCAAGACGGTGGTGTTCGTCACTCACAGCATCCCAGAGGCGATACTTCTAGCGGATAGGGTTGTGGCCATGACTCCCAGGCCGGGTCGTATAGCTAAGATTTTGGAGATCAAACTGCCTCGGCCGCGCACAATGGAAATGGAGTACACCGACCAGTTCAAGGATTACGCTACTACTGTCAGAGAGGTAATCTATGCTTGCAGAAGGGAGCGTAGAGATGGGCGTGCTTAAGGAGAAATTTGGCCAATACGCGGTGCCACTCACAACGATCTTAGCCCTTATTGTCATCTGGCAACTGTGTACAATCTCCTTTAAGATCCCCGTCTGGCTACTTCCGGCACCGTCCCTGGTAGTGGAGAAGACACTGCAATGGAGCAGTGAGCTACCGATGCATACATGGATAACCTTTTATGAGACTCTGGCCGGCTTCTTCCTGGCTATTGTCATCGCTGTGCCCCTGGCGGTTATGATTGCCTACTCTCCTTTTCTCCAAAATTCGATTTATCCGATCCTGTTGATTGCGCAGTCGATTCCAAAAGTAGCCATTGCACCACTCTTGCTTATCTGGATCGGTTACGGCGAAGCCCCGAAGATCCTGGTGGCCTTCTTAGTCTCCTTTTTCCCTATCGTCGTCGATACGGCCACCGGACTCAATGCTGTTGAACCGGATTTACTCGACTTGATTCGCTCACTGTCGGCTAATCAATGGCAAATCTTTCGTAAGATTCGCTTTCCCTCTTCGTTGCCCTTCTTCTTTAGCGGTTTGAAAGTGGCCATCACCCTCTCGGTCGTGGGCGCAGTGATTGGGGAGTTCGTCGGTTCTGACCGGGGGCTGGGATACCTGATTCTGATAGCCAGTTCCCATGTGAATACTGGTTTGGCCTTCGGGGCGATGGCTATACTCTCTATGATGGGTATCATCCTCTTCTTCCTGGTGGGCATCTTGGAGAGGATAGTTTGTCCGTGGTATGCTGGGGAGTAGTGTCGTGTCTTTCCTTAAAGATGTAAACGAGAACAAAGGGGAGCGACTGAGAACATTATTGGCCTGGTTGACCTGTGTGACGATGGTCGTGGCCCTCTACGCAGTCTTTATTTATGCTCCTCCTGAACGGGTGATGGGCATCGTTCAAAAGATATTCTACTTCCATCTGGCGACGGTCAGCGTCTCCTTCGTCGCCTTTTTTGTGGTCTTCGTCGCTGGGATCGGCTACCTTCTCAGCCGGGATCTCGAGTGGGATGTCTTGAGTATCGCTTCCGCTGAGATCGGGATCGTCTTCGCCGCTATTGGTCTGGTAACGGGATCGCTTTGGGCCAAGCCCATCTGGGGTGCCTGGTGGACCTGGGACCCACGCTTAACGACGTTCTTGATCCTCTGGTTTCTTTATATCGCCTACTTTATGCTCAGGCAAGCGGTAGCCGAGGAGTCTCAGCGAGCCAGGTTTGCCGCCGTCTTTGGCATCGTGGCCTTCCTCGATGTGCCAATCGTTTTCATGGCCGCCCGTTGGTGGAGAGCTATAAGCCCGGTGGTCATAACAACTCAGGGTTTCGCTATGGACCCGGCGATGACGCTCACCTTGCTTATCTCGATAGCTGCCTTCCTCTTCCTCTTTTGTTGTCTGCTTATTCAGCGGGTGCGCTTAGAGGGGATGAAGATTGAGGTGGAGGAGCTGAAGCAAGCGCTCGGCCAAAGGTAAAGTAGAGCCAGCCATAGCCAGCTCCTCAGCGGCCTCTGCGGCGGATTCCGTTTGTAACTCCTAGGGCGTTACAGGAATCAG contains:
- the fusA gene encoding elongation factor G, producing MKGYQTEQLRNVGLFSHGGAGKTSLSEAMLFNAGAVNRLGRVEEGTTVSDYDPDEIKRRISVQISLLPYEWRGIKVNLIDTPGYADFIGEVKEAARIVDSAVILLDAVAGIEVGTELVWGYCDEQGLHRLVFVNKIDRENANFQRVVDQLRARYGPRLVPVELPIGSEDNFQGVVDLVKMQAYIGPKAEESSLPTDLRELAAQYREKLVEAVAEMDDALIAKYLEGEELTEEEIRNALRLGTLTNKLVPVLCGSALTNKGIQPLMNAIADYLPSPTDRGEVKVTNLLTNETEPLPPLDRSPLAVLVFKTTADPYVGKLTYLRVYSGLLHSDSHVWNANKAREERIGQLFILRGKSQEPVVQLGAGEIGAVAKLQETSTNDTLCSKDRPLQLPPIVFPQPVYAAAVEPKTKADLDKLGTSLSRLAEEDPTIRVYKEPDTNETIISGMGESHVEIAAEKMRRKLGVEVTLSTPKVPYKETIQTATRAEWKHKKQTGGHGQYGHVFLEIEPLPRGSGFEFTERVVGGVVPKQYIPGVEKGVCEAITEGILAGYPVVDIKVTLYDGSYHPVDSSEISFKIAAAQAFKKGLGQASPTLLEPIMNVTIVIPEQYTGDVMSDLNSKRARVLGMEPQGSLTLIRAQAPLAEMQRYATILRSITQGRGTYSMDFSHYEEVPVHIAPIIINEAKNRQKE
- the ccsA gene encoding cytochrome c biogenesis protein CcsA, with amino-acid sequence MSFLKDVNENKGERLRTLLAWLTCVTMVVALYAVFIYAPPERVMGIVQKIFYFHLATVSVSFVAFFVVFVAGIGYLLSRDLEWDVLSIASAEIGIVFAAIGLVTGSLWAKPIWGAWWTWDPRLTTFLILWFLYIAYFMLRQAVAEESQRARFAAVFGIVAFLDVPIVFMAARWWRAISPVVITTQGFAMDPAMTLTLLISIAAFLFLFCCLLIQRVRLEGMKIEVEELKQALGQR
- a CDS encoding ABC transporter permease is translated as MLAEGSVEMGVLKEKFGQYAVPLTTILALIVIWQLCTISFKIPVWLLPAPSLVVEKTLQWSSELPMHTWITFYETLAGFFLAIVIAVPLAVMIAYSPFLQNSIYPILLIAQSIPKVAIAPLLLIWIGYGEAPKILVAFLVSFFPIVVDTATGLNAVEPDLLDLIRSLSANQWQIFRKIRFPSSLPFFFSGLKVAITLSVVGAVIGEFVGSDRGLGYLILIASSHVNTGLAFGAMAILSMMGIILFFLVGILERIVCPWYAGE
- a CDS encoding ABC transporter ATP-binding protein gives rise to the protein MALIRIDNVDKVYQTRSGEKVPALEGIGLEVTENEFVTLVGPSGCGKSTLLKIIAGLILPTAGKIYIGDTIVDRPRKDVGLVFQHPVLLPWRNILDNVMLPIEILNLSTKEHVGLARELLDLVGLSGFESKGPRELSGGMQQRAAISRALIYDPKVLLMDEPFGALDAMTREELSLELLRIWEEKRKTVVFVTHSIPEAILLADRVVAMTPRPGRIAKILEIKLPRPRTMEMEYTDQFKDYATTVREVIYACRRERRDGRA
- a CDS encoding YeiH family protein; amino-acid sequence: MKGLFKNDDWWAVWIGLFIFILSLAVFAGADLLGWAAQTNVWLDISKAVTPVSKGYIGLSGMLSIALTYLFLLVLMSIGAVSLQLNIRRFAVSFSIVFWISYVCWLIGNYAYIAVTPDKLKAFGIPWSLGLTGEVGFIVALLAGLIIGNFFPSFATYLKEATKPEWYIRTAIVILGASLGVSAAGALGLATVVMFRGIAAIVEAYLIYWALVYLVSRKFFKFSREWAAPLAAGISICGVAAAIAVGSAIRARPVVPIMVSSLVVIFAVIELLVLPFVAQAFLLHEPMVAGAWMGLAVKTDGAAVASGAITDSLIRAKALVAQGIAYKEGWILMASTTTKIFIDVFIGIWAFVLALIWVNVIDKKQGEKVAVGEIWERFPKFVIGYFVTFLVLLILAVSSPALLDKAKVATAESNTFRVLFFVMTFFTIGLMSNFKKLWEEGIGRLALVYVISLFGFIIWIGLAISWIFFHGIKPPLA
- the tyrS gene encoding tyrosine--tRNA ligase, which produces MDLERLLTRGVAETIVKEELSRKISSGQPLRLKQGFDPTRPDIHLGHAVGLRKLRQFQNLGHQVILIVGDWTAQIGDPSGQSATRRMLSAEEVRANAQAYLQQFFKIVDCQRTEVRWQSEWYDKFGLADVIKLTSKFTVAQMLVREDFAKRYAAGSPIAITELLYPLLQAYDSVAIRAEVEFGGIDQKFNILAGRELQRLVGQEPQQVVLVPLLVGTDGVNAMSQSRGNYIGITEPADQMYGKVMSLPDHVMMDYFEWVTDVPDEELAEMKEALLKDKVNPRDIKMRLAREIVSQFHSYEAALEAEEEFKRVFQQRQLPSEMPTLYLDRARYGVDAVPITTVMLETGLVKSRSEAKRMIVQGGVRLDGRLIMEEGQLVVIENGAILRVGKRRFVRLAFKD